GTGTGGGTGTTTAACAGGAAGGTGATTGTGCCTAGGCGGCTTGAGAAGTATAGGCAGCTAAGAGATTTTGATAAAACGAGTGAACCGGAGGGTAGGGAGAAAATGGGTGAAGGAAGCATTTACGTGATTCAGAAGCATGATGCAACTCATCTTCACTATGACTTGAGGTTGGAAATGAACGGTGTCTTGAAGAGTTGGGCTGTTCCTAAGACTCCTCCGACTGAGCCGGGGATTAA
The Candidatus Bathyarchaeota archaeon genome window above contains:
- a CDS encoding 3'-phosphoesterase, which translates into the protein MVPRRLEKYRQLRDFDKTSEPEGREKMGEGSIYVIQKHDATHLHYDLRLEMNGVLKSWAVPKTPPTEPGI